One window of Populus nigra chromosome 5, ddPopNigr1.1, whole genome shotgun sequence genomic DNA carries:
- the LOC133693910 gene encoding transcription factor bHLH94-like isoform X2, protein MALEAAVFQQDWFGHSSKELYNLLGGNWSYDFGLEQNEEDQDNSCSSYFLENQTETFLHDDWNSFQPPNSMVPHLNDLHLTCSNNIPSSSDASIDAANGLLSTAPPTSDHHHHLGDSSTMPATRVKRRRSRSKKNKEEIENQRMTHIAVERNRRKQMNEYLSVLRALMPESYVQRGDQASIIGGAINFVKELEQKMQVLGACKKMKENSDGDNQQHVSSLPFSEFFTFPQYSTSSIHFENSVGKNEKLHKTQSTIADIEVTMVESHANLKIRSKRRPKQLLKVVSGLHSMRLTVLHLNVTTVDQIVLYSLSVKVEDDCKLTSVDEIATAVYQMLDGQKIARVQMRNSNI, encoded by the exons atggcACTGGAGGCTGCAGTCTTTCAACAAGACTGGTTTGGCCACAGCAGCAAAGAGCTCTACAACTTGCTTGGTGGGAATTGGAGCTATGACTTTGGCCTAGAGCAAAATGAAGAAGATCAAGACAACAGCTGCTCTTCTTATTTTCTCGAGAACCAAACAGAAACATTTCTTCATGACGATTGGAACTCTTTCCAACCACCTAATTCCATGGTGCCTCACTTGAATGATTTGCACCTAACATGTAGCAACAATATTCCATCCTCATCAGATGCAAGCATTGATGCAGCAAATGGACTATTGAGTACTGCTCCTCCAACTAGTGATCATCATCACCACTTAGGTGATTCATCAACAATGCCTGCTACTCGTGTTAAGAGAAGGAGATCGAGGAGTAAGAAGAACAAAGAAGAGATTGAGAATCAAAGAATGACTCACATTGCTGTAGAGAGAAACAGAAGAAAGCAAATGAACGAGTATCTTTCAGTTCTGAGAGCTTTAATGCCTGAGTCTTACGTTCAAAGG ggtGATCAAGCATCAATTATCGGAGGTGCTATTAATTTTGTCAAGGAGCTTGAACAAAAGATGCAAGTACTTGGTGCCtgcaaaaaaatgaaggaaaactCTGATGGTGATAATCAGCAACATGTTTCTTCACTGCCTTTCTCCGAGTTCTTTACATTTCCACAGTACTCAACAAGCTCAATTCATTTCGAAAACTCTGTTGGCAAGAATGAAAAGTTGCATAAGACTCAATCTACTATAGCTGACATAGAAGTGACCATGGTAGAGAGTCATGCCAACCTCAAAATAAGATCGAAAAGGCGGCCGAAACAGCTCTTGAAGGTTGTTTCTGGGCTGCATAGCATGCGCCTCACTGTTCTTCACCTAAACGTCACAACGGTTGATCAAATTGTGCTTTATTCTCTAAGTGTCAAG GTAGAAGATGATTGTAAGCTGACTTCAGTGGATGAGATTGCTACAGCAGTGTATCAGATGCTAG ATGGTCAAAAAATTGCAAGAGTCCAAATGCGAAATTCGAATATATAG
- the LOC133693910 gene encoding transcription factor bHLH94-like isoform X3, with protein sequence MALEAAVFQQDWFGHSSKELYNLLGGNWSYDFGLEQNEEDQDNSCSSYFLENQTETFLHDDWNSFQPPNSMVPHLNDLHLTCSNNIPSSSDASIDAANGLLSTAPPTSDHHHHLGDSSTMPATRVKRRRSRSKKNKEEIENQRMTHIAVERNRRKQMNEYLSVLRALMPESYVQRGDQASIIGGAINFVKELEQKMQVLGACKKMKENSDGDNQQHVSSLPFSEFFTFPQYSTSSIHFENSVGKNEKLHKTQSTIADIEVTMVESHANLKIRSKRRPKQLLKVVSGLHSMRLTVLHLNVTTVDQIVLYSLSVKVEDDCKLTSVDEIATAVYQMLGRIQEECVLNC encoded by the exons atggcACTGGAGGCTGCAGTCTTTCAACAAGACTGGTTTGGCCACAGCAGCAAAGAGCTCTACAACTTGCTTGGTGGGAATTGGAGCTATGACTTTGGCCTAGAGCAAAATGAAGAAGATCAAGACAACAGCTGCTCTTCTTATTTTCTCGAGAACCAAACAGAAACATTTCTTCATGACGATTGGAACTCTTTCCAACCACCTAATTCCATGGTGCCTCACTTGAATGATTTGCACCTAACATGTAGCAACAATATTCCATCCTCATCAGATGCAAGCATTGATGCAGCAAATGGACTATTGAGTACTGCTCCTCCAACTAGTGATCATCATCACCACTTAGGTGATTCATCAACAATGCCTGCTACTCGTGTTAAGAGAAGGAGATCGAGGAGTAAGAAGAACAAAGAAGAGATTGAGAATCAAAGAATGACTCACATTGCTGTAGAGAGAAACAGAAGAAAGCAAATGAACGAGTATCTTTCAGTTCTGAGAGCTTTAATGCCTGAGTCTTACGTTCAAAGG ggtGATCAAGCATCAATTATCGGAGGTGCTATTAATTTTGTCAAGGAGCTTGAACAAAAGATGCAAGTACTTGGTGCCtgcaaaaaaatgaaggaaaactCTGATGGTGATAATCAGCAACATGTTTCTTCACTGCCTTTCTCCGAGTTCTTTACATTTCCACAGTACTCAACAAGCTCAATTCATTTCGAAAACTCTGTTGGCAAGAATGAAAAGTTGCATAAGACTCAATCTACTATAGCTGACATAGAAGTGACCATGGTAGAGAGTCATGCCAACCTCAAAATAAGATCGAAAAGGCGGCCGAAACAGCTCTTGAAGGTTGTTTCTGGGCTGCATAGCATGCGCCTCACTGTTCTTCACCTAAACGTCACAACGGTTGATCAAATTGTGCTTTATTCTCTAAGTGTCAAG GTAGAAGATGATTGTAAGCTGACTTCAGTGGATGAGATTGCTACAGCAGTGTATCAGATGCTAGGTAGGATTCAAGAAGAGTGTGTGCTGAATTGTTAG
- the LOC133693910 gene encoding transcription factor bHLH94-like isoform X1, whose translation MALEAAVFQQDWFGHSSKELYNLLGGNWSYDFGLEQNEEDQDNSCSSYFLENQTETFLHDDWNSFQPPNSMVPHLNDLHLTCSNNIPSSSDASIDAANGLLSTAPPTSDHHHHLGDSSTMPATRVKRRRSRSKKNKEEIENQRMTHIAVERNRRKQMNEYLSVLRALMPESYVQRGDQASIIGGAINFVKELEQKMQVLGACKKMKENSDGDNQQHVSSLPFSEFFTFPQYSTSSIHFENSVGKNEKLHKTQSTIADIEVTMVESHANLKIRSKRRPKQLLKVVSGLHSMRLTVLHLNVTTVDQIVLYSLSVKVEDDCKLTSVDEIATAVYQMLASQKRHTLRIKILNSEKLKGDVSEPHERETQQKAAMMSSLKKN comes from the exons atggcACTGGAGGCTGCAGTCTTTCAACAAGACTGGTTTGGCCACAGCAGCAAAGAGCTCTACAACTTGCTTGGTGGGAATTGGAGCTATGACTTTGGCCTAGAGCAAAATGAAGAAGATCAAGACAACAGCTGCTCTTCTTATTTTCTCGAGAACCAAACAGAAACATTTCTTCATGACGATTGGAACTCTTTCCAACCACCTAATTCCATGGTGCCTCACTTGAATGATTTGCACCTAACATGTAGCAACAATATTCCATCCTCATCAGATGCAAGCATTGATGCAGCAAATGGACTATTGAGTACTGCTCCTCCAACTAGTGATCATCATCACCACTTAGGTGATTCATCAACAATGCCTGCTACTCGTGTTAAGAGAAGGAGATCGAGGAGTAAGAAGAACAAAGAAGAGATTGAGAATCAAAGAATGACTCACATTGCTGTAGAGAGAAACAGAAGAAAGCAAATGAACGAGTATCTTTCAGTTCTGAGAGCTTTAATGCCTGAGTCTTACGTTCAAAGG ggtGATCAAGCATCAATTATCGGAGGTGCTATTAATTTTGTCAAGGAGCTTGAACAAAAGATGCAAGTACTTGGTGCCtgcaaaaaaatgaaggaaaactCTGATGGTGATAATCAGCAACATGTTTCTTCACTGCCTTTCTCCGAGTTCTTTACATTTCCACAGTACTCAACAAGCTCAATTCATTTCGAAAACTCTGTTGGCAAGAATGAAAAGTTGCATAAGACTCAATCTACTATAGCTGACATAGAAGTGACCATGGTAGAGAGTCATGCCAACCTCAAAATAAGATCGAAAAGGCGGCCGAAACAGCTCTTGAAGGTTGTTTCTGGGCTGCATAGCATGCGCCTCACTGTTCTTCACCTAAACGTCACAACGGTTGATCAAATTGTGCTTTATTCTCTAAGTGTCAAG GTAGAAGATGATTGTAAGCTGACTTCAGTGGATGAGATTGCTACAGCAGTGTATCAGATGCTAG CAAGTCAGAAGAGGCACACTCTGAGAATCAAGATTTTGAACTCAGAAAAGCTTAAAGGTGATGTATCAGAACCTCATGAACGTGAAACTCAACAGAAGGCTGCCATGATGAGCAGCCTTAAGAAGAACTAA